A section of the Solea solea chromosome 17, fSolSol10.1, whole genome shotgun sequence genome encodes:
- the cep170bb gene encoding centrosomal protein of 170 kDa protein B isoform X2, with the protein MRQEERDASASASASVCALNHRRYRDIAHALPAPQCGCPGFCLRRSRGAEEEQRHLENALGFFSRSVKMSVTSWFLVSSSGTRHRLPKEMIFVGREDCELMLQSRSVDKQHAVINYNSTTDQHLVKDLGSLNGTFVNDLRIPDQTYITLKISDVIRFGYDSHIYILEKSQHKVPEEALKHEKYSSQLQSVKVSEDDRTKPEKNIKTQEAPSFGPTPLYGQPSWWGEEDYGSRGLSCDETHPEMHKDILSGDPDSGSLSDSQPKTVFGSYHRETSYFEIPTKDFQQLRTSVVELHEIPTKDTYMLPPSPPTPTPPVVQSHASFTIEFDDCTPGKIKIKDHVTKFSTRQRKQQAPPCRTSITAATAEVMSADSKVADWLVHSDVSMMRRRPTCEDVYSTKSDLAVNIKTLKGHHHEDGTQSDSEDPVLKGRSKSHHSIQSEQSEASQPTVLPGGSVHRQSPVPAQQLHQPLQDSPPRVAPASPVAPERPLSQSPPQAPLAPSPPTDTARQRPPEHLTQQAFIIEFFDDNPRKKRSQSFTHNPAHSDSYSALKAKLERRKGSERPASVHGHIPPTQQVTVPLKTQGHGGPQRSSSLKREKTEGEVTLSTSSSPSSTGFVVRPFGSVGKKSKLAQEFAAEFLKDSSRQDFSPTRDKMSPPPMSAPPVMELPPHARIPSPQEPPALSSVSYPSYPLQTPAVSQTCVSPSAGHTAVPVLSSGPQVSLTLSQTGDIEGSQKTVRNEEDDSLSDAGTYTIETESQDKEVEEARCMIDQVFGVLESPEYSGVNTGVYRPVINGGKDERANLPTDGSTVDPLHGFIPAALSGAPSGPIQVPMAPVAGVEGPKWVSRWASLADSYAEPGSTPPQGESLQDLHFLNRSMGSYSYDNSESESSHGSRTRRLLPQVPPEKLDSVTPSVLICHEPYQGLEPLDKVFVPPLPQDPTHHLSIQDDVDPDSLSDASRSDDGHILEKTKWSQARSGAVSPGLPGPPFKSQEKGSLSTKTTSFYIGSKDLPGKPDQVWSPVQSERIPDPPAKSAPTTVLIRHLSGHEPRRTGIKPNSSAPNLHTQDKDSVPTKDSFVRQESFTRERPCDTVQMKKLPHISSHPSIRDLEQKRENSQDTQCFLHDAEGTLSPLDIKFPSTGSGHSSKKGGSSSHMDDSLSGESDVDTASTVSQVSSKNAAVSSASKKRPPISSLQKKSSSTPSVQEKGRQLTARERLSEKRRNPSSVDAPNKAATVKRFQIRRSAGNRGSLDLSEGQQDSGMHWTETVSSDHETSRSSNRSKKPITPLQRDDNGKTSKTVTQQVLTRSNSLSAPRPTRASMLRRARLGEASDNEGAETDRGSQNSDSIPVPPKASGEGKKLSRLDILAMPRKRTGSFTAPSDNETSSTGRSTQSTRNTEPTTSTRKTSVGDVRQATSRGGGASGKQPVTHTRSSGSKYSSSGFRRRQKDSEFSSSSEEDYGAVKRSSHPSTSTHTLRSNHVTATPSKSISLETEEDEDQNEADPYQNWSTHSAEIAKLSQDLAKDLAFLAKEIHDVAGDGDSLSSGVGTTTSPTSLPNTPASTISAREEVILDNLMLNPVSQLSQSIRENTEQLADKMKVLFQNKSEVWEEIEAKINAENEVPILKTSNKEITSILKELRRVQRQLEVINTIVEPGENLLAVAVGPSPLAAQSQPSSKEKKHVSKTRGGSASSNANDGTKRPARGSNGPHYKA; encoded by the exons acgTTTGTCAACGACCTGAGGATTCCTGATCAGACTTACATCACTCTGAAGATCTCTGACGTCATCCGCTTTGGATATG ACTCTCATATCTACATTCTGGAGAAAAGCCAACACAAAGTCCCAGAGGAGGCActgaag catgAGAAGTACAGCAGTCAGTTACAGAGTGTGAAAGTTTCAGAAGACGATCGAACGaaaccagagaagaacatcAAGACACAag agGCTCCGAGTTTTGGTCCCACTCCTCTGTACGGTCAGCCGTCGTGGTGGGGAGAGGAGGATTATGGGAGTAGAGGTCTGAGCTGTGATGAAACACATCCAG aaatgcacaaagacattttgtctggaGATCCAGATTCTGGATCTCTGTCAGACTCCCAACCAAAGACCGTCTTCGGCTCCTACCATCGTGAAACGAGCTACTTTGAGATCCCCACCAAAGACTTCCAACAACTCAGAACCTCGGTGGTGGAGCTTCATGAAATCCCCACCAAGGACACGTACATGCTCCCGCCCTCCCCTCCCACTCCGACTCCACCCGTCGTTCAGAGCCACGCGTCCTTCACCATCGAGTTTGATGACTGCACACCTGGAAAGATCAAGATCAAAGACCACGTCACTAAGTTCTCCACCCGCCAGAGGAAGCAGCAGGCCCCACCCTGCAGGACGAGCATCACAGCCGCAACTGCAGAGGTGATGTCAGCAGATAGCAAGGTGGCTGACTGGCTGGTCCACAGTGATGTCAGCATGATGAGGAGACGTCCAACATGTGAAGACGTTTACAGCACCAAGAGTGACCTCGCTGTGAATATCAAGACCCTCAAAG GTCATCACCATGAGGACGGAACCCAGAGTGACTCAGAAGACCCAGTTCTCAAAGGAAGGAGTAAGTCACACCACTCCATCCAATCAGAGCAGTCAGAGGCATCACAGCCAACCGTCCTGCCCGGTGGGTCTGTCCACCGTCAGTCACCTGTTCCAGCGCAGCAGCTCCACCAGCCGCTGCAGGACTCTCCACCCAGAGTGGCTCCAGCCTCACCTGTGGCCCCAGAGCGCCCCCTTTCCCAGAGCCCCCCTCAAGCTCCTCTAGCTCCATCGCCCCCTACAGACACAGCCAGGCAGCGTCCCCCCGAGCACCTGACCCAGCAGGCCTTCATCATCGAGTTCTTTGATGACAACCCGCGCAAAAAACGCTCACAGTCCTTCACACACAATCCCGCCCACTCGGACTCATACTCTGCCCTGAAGGCAAAGTTGGAGCGCAGGAAAGGCAGTGAGAGGCCGGCATCTGTGCACGGTCACATCCCTCCCACCCAGCAGGTGACAGTTCCTCTGAAGACTCAGGGCCATGGCGGTCCCCAGAGGTCCAGCTCTCTGAAGAGGGAGAagacagagggggaggtgaCCTTGTctacttcctcttctccttcttccacGGGATTTGTCGTCAGACCCTTCGGTAGCGTTGGGAAGAAGTCCAAGCTTGCGCAGGAGTTTGCTGCTGAATTCCTAAAGGATTCCAGTCGGCAGGACTTTTCCCCAACAAGGGACAAGATGTCTCCTCCACCAATGTCTGCCCCACCGGTGATGGAGTTGCCTCCACACGCAAGGATTCCCTCTCCTCAAGAACCTCCAGCACTGTCCTCAGTCTCCTACCCCTCCTACCCCCTGCAGACTCCAGCAGTCTCACAGACCTGTGTCTCACCCAGTGCAGGGCACACCGCTGTCCCAGTGCTGTCCTCTGGACCACAGGTGTCCTTAACACTCTCCCAAACCGGAGACATTGAAGGCTCACAGAAGACAGTCAGGAACGAAGAGGACGACAGTTTGAGTGACGCTGGGACCTACACCATCGAGACAGAGTCACAGGacaaggaggtggaggaagctCGCTGCATGATTGACCAG GTGTTTGGCGTCCTGGAATCTCCAGAGTACagtggtgtgaacacaggagtgTATAGACCTGTAATAAATGGTGGCAAGGATGAACGAGCTAACCTGCCTACTGATGGTAGCACTGTGGACCCATTGCATGGCTTTATCCCAGCTGCTCTCAGTGGCGCCCCCTCAGGCCCCATACAG GTTCCAATGGCTCCTGTTGCCGGTGTGGAGGGACCAAAGTGGGTTTCACGTTGGGCCAGTCTGGCAGACAGTTATGCTGAACCTGGTTCTACTCCACCTCAAGGAGAAAGTCTACAAG ATTTGCACTTTCTAAACAGATCGATGGGAAGTTACAGCTACGACAATTCCGAATCAGAGTCAAGTCACGGGTCCAGAACCAGGCGGCTTCTTCCCCAGGTGCCTCCAGAAAAGCTGGACTCTGTCACACCAAGTGTCCTGATTTGCCATGAACCTTACCAAGGACTGGAACCCTTGGACAAAGTGTTTGTTCCTCCCCTTCCACAGGACCCCACCCACCACCTGTCCATTCAGGATGATGTGGACCCAGACAGCCTGAGTGATGCCAGCCGCTCAGATGATGGACACATTCTAGAAAAGACAAAGTGGAGTCAGGCCAGGTCCGGAGCTGTGTCTCCAGGCCTCCCTGGTCCTCCGTTTAAAAGTCAGGAGAAAGGTTCTCTGTCAACCAAAACCACCTCCTTCTACATTGGCTCTAAAGACCTTCCAGGTAAACCGGACCAGGTCTGGAGCCCTGTACAGTCTGAAAGGATACCAGACCCTCCTGCAAAATCTGCCCCAACCACAGTCCTGATCCGACATCTTAGTGGACATGAACCCAGGAGGACAGGCATCAAACCTAACAGCTCTGCTccaaacctacacacacaagACAAGGACTCTGTTCCAACTAAAGACAGCTTTGTGCGACAGGAGAGCTTCACCAGAGAGCGGCCCTGTGACACAGTCCAGATGAAGAAACTCCCTCACATTTCCAGCCACCCATCCATCAGAGACCTGGAGCAGAAGAGGGAGAACAGCCAGGACACACAGTGTTTCCTTCACGATGCTGAAGGGACATTGTCTCCGCTGGACATCAAGTTTCCCTCAACTGGCTCAGGTCATAGTTCAAAGAAAGGCGGCTCCTCCAGCCACATGGACGACTCTCTGTCTGGTGAGTCGGATGTGGACACTGCGAGCACTGTGAGCCAAGTCAGCAGCAAAAATGCTGCTGTTAGTTCTGCTTCTAAAAAGCGTCCCCCTATTAGCAGCCTACAGAAGAAGTCTTCTTCTACCCCGTCCGTACAAGAAAAGGGACGGCAGCTCACTGCCCGCGAACGTCTTTCTGAGAAACGCCGAAACCCGTCGTCTGTAGATGCGCCAAATAAGGCGGCCACGGTAAAACGCTTCCAGATTCGCCGCAGTGCGGGGAATCGTGGCTCTCTAGATCTGTCTGAGGGCCAGCAGGATTCTGGTATGCACTGGACTGAAACTGTATCATCTGACCACGAAACATCACGTTCGTCCAACCGCAGCAAAAAACCCATTACCCCTCTTCAGAGAGATGACAACGGTAAAACATCCAAGACCGTGACTCAGCAGGTTCTGACACGCTCCAACAGCCTGTCAGCACCACGTCCAACCCGAGCGTCCATGCTGCGACGAGCACGACTCGGTGAGGCCTCAGACAATGAAGGTGCAGAGACCGACCGGGGATCCCAGAACTCTGACAGTATCCCAGTGCCACCCAAAGCTTCAGGCgaggggaagaagctgtccagGCTGGACATCTTAGCGATGCCCAGGAAGAGGACGGGCTCCTTCACGGCTCCCAGTGACAATGAGACCTCATCCACAGGCCGCTCCACTCAGTCCACCCGCAACACGGAGCCCACCACCTCCACAAGGAAAACATCGGTGGGCGATGTCCGGCAGGCAACaagcagagggggcggagcttcagGAAAGCAACCAGTCACCCATACCCGATCCAGTGGATCCAAGTACTCCAGTTCAG GTTTCCGTCGCAGACAGAAGGACTCGGAGTTCTCCTCGTCGTCTGAGGAAGATTACGGAGCAGTCAAACGCTCCTCTCATCCTTCCACCTCCACCCACACTCTCCGCAGCAACCACGTGACTGCAACGCCGTCCAAGTCCATTTCCCTGGAGACGGAAGAGGACGAAGACCAGAACGAGGCCGATCCCTACCAGAACTGGTCCACCCACAGTGCAGAGATCGCCAA ACTCAGTCAGGACTTGGCCAAAGATCTGGCCTTCCTGGCCAAGGAAATCCACGATGTAGCCGGGGACGGAGACTCTCTGAGCTCCGGCGTGGGCACAACCACCTCGCCCACTTCACTGCCCAACACGCCGGCCTCCACAATCTCTGCCAGAGAGGAG GTCATTCTAGATAATCTGATGTTGAACCCGGTTTCACAACTGTCGCAGTCGATCCGCGAGAACACGGAGCAGCTGGCCGACAAGATgaa gGTTCTGTTCCAGAACAAGTCTGAGGTCTGGGAGGAGATTGAAGCGAAGATCAACGCTGAGAATGAAGTTCCCATCCTAAAAACATCCAACAAG GAGATTACTTCCATTCTGAAAGAACTGAGACGAGTCCAGCGGCAGCTTGAAG TAATTAACACCATCGTGGAACCTGGCGAAAACCTCTTGGCTGTAGCTGTCGGGCCGTCGCCGCTCGCTGCTCAGAGTCAACCGTCCTCGAAGGAGAAAAAACACGTCTCCAAAACCCGCggtggctccgcctcctccaacGCTAACGATGGCACCAAACGACCGGCTCGCGGGTCCAACGGGCCTCACTACAAGGCCTGA
- the cep170bb gene encoding centrosomal protein of 170 kDa protein B isoform X1 yields MRQEERDASASASASVCALNHRRYRDIAHALPAPQCGCPGFCLRRSRGAEEEQRHLENALGFFSRSVKMSVTSWFLVSSSGTRHRLPKEMIFVGREDCELMLQSRSVDKQHAVINYNSTTDQHLVKDLGSLNGTFVNDLRIPDQTYITLKISDVIRFGYDSHIYILEKSQHKVPEEALKHEKYSSQLQSVKVSEDDRTKPEKNIKTQEAPSFGPTPLYGQPSWWGEEDYGSRGLSCDETHPEMHKDILSGDPDSGSLSDSQPKTVFGSYHRETSYFEIPTKDFQQLRTSVVELHEIPTKDTYMLPPSPPTPTPPVVQSHASFTIEFDDCTPGKIKIKDHVTKFSTRQRKQQAPPCRTSITAATAEVMSADSKVADWLVHSDVSMMRRRPTCEDVYSTKSDLAVNIKTLKGHHHEDGTQSDSEDPVLKGRSKSHHSIQSEQSEASQPTVLPGGSVHRQSPVPAQQLHQPLQDSPPRVAPASPVAPERPLSQSPPQAPLAPSPPTDTARQRPPEHLTQQAFIIEFFDDNPRKKRSQSFTHNPAHSDSYSALKAKLERRKGSERPASVHGHIPPTQQVTVPLKTQGHGGPQRSSSLKREKTEGEVTLSTSSSPSSTGFVVRPFGSVGKKSKLAQEFAAEFLKDSSRQDFSPTRDKMSPPPMSAPPVMELPPHARIPSPQEPPALSSVSYPSYPLQTPAVSQTCVSPSAGHTAVPVLSSGPQVSLTLSQTGDIEGSQKTVRNEEDDSLSDAGTYTIETESQDKEVEEARCMIDQVFGVLESPEYSGVNTGVYRPVINGGKDERANLPTDGSTVDPLHGFIPAALSGAPSGPIQVPMAPVAGVEGPKWVSRWASLADSYAEPGSTPPQGESLQDLHFLNRSMGSYSYDNSESESSHGSRTRRLLPQVPPEKLDSVTPSVLICHEPYQGLEPLDKVFVPPLPQDPTHHLSIQDDVDPDSLSDASRSDDGHILEKTKWSQARSGAVSPGLPGPPFKSQEKGSLSTKTTSFYIGSKDLPGKPDQVWSPVQSERIPDPPAKSAPTTVLIRHLSGHEPRRTGIKPNSSAPNLHTQDKDSVPTKDSFVRQESFTRERPCDTVQMKKLPHISSHPSIRDLEQKRENSQDTQCFLHDAEGTLSPLDIKFPSTGSGHSSKKGGSSSHMDDSLSGESDVDTASTVSQVSSKNAAVSSASKKRPPISSLQKKSSSTPSVQEKGRQLTARERLSEKRRNPSSVDAPNKAATVKRFQIRRSAGNRGSLDLSEGQQDSGMHWTETVSSDHETSRSSNRSKKPITPLQRDDNGKTSKTVTQQVLTRSNSLSAPRPTRASMLRRARLGEASDNEGAETDRGSQNSDSIPVPPKASGEGKKLSRLDILAMPRKRTGSFTAPSDNETSSTGRSTQSTRNTEPTTSTRKTSVGDVRQATSRGGGASGKQPVTHTRSSGSKYSSSGFRRRQKDSEFSSSSEEDYGAVKRSSHPSTSTHTLRSNHVTATPSKSISLETEEDEDQNEADPYQNWSTHSAEIAKLSQDLAKDLAFLAKEIHDVAGDGDSLSSGVGTTTSPTSLPNTPASTISAREELVQHIPEASLNFQKVPPGSSAVSHLDANMNEPEPGSKQQQQQQQQQQQRQWNREEVILDNLMLNPVSQLSQSIRENTEQLADKMKVLFQNKSEVWEEIEAKINAENEVPILKTSNKEITSILKELRRVQRQLEVINTIVEPGENLLAVAVGPSPLAAQSQPSSKEKKHVSKTRGGSASSNANDGTKRPARGSNGPHYKA; encoded by the exons acgTTTGTCAACGACCTGAGGATTCCTGATCAGACTTACATCACTCTGAAGATCTCTGACGTCATCCGCTTTGGATATG ACTCTCATATCTACATTCTGGAGAAAAGCCAACACAAAGTCCCAGAGGAGGCActgaag catgAGAAGTACAGCAGTCAGTTACAGAGTGTGAAAGTTTCAGAAGACGATCGAACGaaaccagagaagaacatcAAGACACAag agGCTCCGAGTTTTGGTCCCACTCCTCTGTACGGTCAGCCGTCGTGGTGGGGAGAGGAGGATTATGGGAGTAGAGGTCTGAGCTGTGATGAAACACATCCAG aaatgcacaaagacattttgtctggaGATCCAGATTCTGGATCTCTGTCAGACTCCCAACCAAAGACCGTCTTCGGCTCCTACCATCGTGAAACGAGCTACTTTGAGATCCCCACCAAAGACTTCCAACAACTCAGAACCTCGGTGGTGGAGCTTCATGAAATCCCCACCAAGGACACGTACATGCTCCCGCCCTCCCCTCCCACTCCGACTCCACCCGTCGTTCAGAGCCACGCGTCCTTCACCATCGAGTTTGATGACTGCACACCTGGAAAGATCAAGATCAAAGACCACGTCACTAAGTTCTCCACCCGCCAGAGGAAGCAGCAGGCCCCACCCTGCAGGACGAGCATCACAGCCGCAACTGCAGAGGTGATGTCAGCAGATAGCAAGGTGGCTGACTGGCTGGTCCACAGTGATGTCAGCATGATGAGGAGACGTCCAACATGTGAAGACGTTTACAGCACCAAGAGTGACCTCGCTGTGAATATCAAGACCCTCAAAG GTCATCACCATGAGGACGGAACCCAGAGTGACTCAGAAGACCCAGTTCTCAAAGGAAGGAGTAAGTCACACCACTCCATCCAATCAGAGCAGTCAGAGGCATCACAGCCAACCGTCCTGCCCGGTGGGTCTGTCCACCGTCAGTCACCTGTTCCAGCGCAGCAGCTCCACCAGCCGCTGCAGGACTCTCCACCCAGAGTGGCTCCAGCCTCACCTGTGGCCCCAGAGCGCCCCCTTTCCCAGAGCCCCCCTCAAGCTCCTCTAGCTCCATCGCCCCCTACAGACACAGCCAGGCAGCGTCCCCCCGAGCACCTGACCCAGCAGGCCTTCATCATCGAGTTCTTTGATGACAACCCGCGCAAAAAACGCTCACAGTCCTTCACACACAATCCCGCCCACTCGGACTCATACTCTGCCCTGAAGGCAAAGTTGGAGCGCAGGAAAGGCAGTGAGAGGCCGGCATCTGTGCACGGTCACATCCCTCCCACCCAGCAGGTGACAGTTCCTCTGAAGACTCAGGGCCATGGCGGTCCCCAGAGGTCCAGCTCTCTGAAGAGGGAGAagacagagggggaggtgaCCTTGTctacttcctcttctccttcttccacGGGATTTGTCGTCAGACCCTTCGGTAGCGTTGGGAAGAAGTCCAAGCTTGCGCAGGAGTTTGCTGCTGAATTCCTAAAGGATTCCAGTCGGCAGGACTTTTCCCCAACAAGGGACAAGATGTCTCCTCCACCAATGTCTGCCCCACCGGTGATGGAGTTGCCTCCACACGCAAGGATTCCCTCTCCTCAAGAACCTCCAGCACTGTCCTCAGTCTCCTACCCCTCCTACCCCCTGCAGACTCCAGCAGTCTCACAGACCTGTGTCTCACCCAGTGCAGGGCACACCGCTGTCCCAGTGCTGTCCTCTGGACCACAGGTGTCCTTAACACTCTCCCAAACCGGAGACATTGAAGGCTCACAGAAGACAGTCAGGAACGAAGAGGACGACAGTTTGAGTGACGCTGGGACCTACACCATCGAGACAGAGTCACAGGacaaggaggtggaggaagctCGCTGCATGATTGACCAG GTGTTTGGCGTCCTGGAATCTCCAGAGTACagtggtgtgaacacaggagtgTATAGACCTGTAATAAATGGTGGCAAGGATGAACGAGCTAACCTGCCTACTGATGGTAGCACTGTGGACCCATTGCATGGCTTTATCCCAGCTGCTCTCAGTGGCGCCCCCTCAGGCCCCATACAG GTTCCAATGGCTCCTGTTGCCGGTGTGGAGGGACCAAAGTGGGTTTCACGTTGGGCCAGTCTGGCAGACAGTTATGCTGAACCTGGTTCTACTCCACCTCAAGGAGAAAGTCTACAAG ATTTGCACTTTCTAAACAGATCGATGGGAAGTTACAGCTACGACAATTCCGAATCAGAGTCAAGTCACGGGTCCAGAACCAGGCGGCTTCTTCCCCAGGTGCCTCCAGAAAAGCTGGACTCTGTCACACCAAGTGTCCTGATTTGCCATGAACCTTACCAAGGACTGGAACCCTTGGACAAAGTGTTTGTTCCTCCCCTTCCACAGGACCCCACCCACCACCTGTCCATTCAGGATGATGTGGACCCAGACAGCCTGAGTGATGCCAGCCGCTCAGATGATGGACACATTCTAGAAAAGACAAAGTGGAGTCAGGCCAGGTCCGGAGCTGTGTCTCCAGGCCTCCCTGGTCCTCCGTTTAAAAGTCAGGAGAAAGGTTCTCTGTCAACCAAAACCACCTCCTTCTACATTGGCTCTAAAGACCTTCCAGGTAAACCGGACCAGGTCTGGAGCCCTGTACAGTCTGAAAGGATACCAGACCCTCCTGCAAAATCTGCCCCAACCACAGTCCTGATCCGACATCTTAGTGGACATGAACCCAGGAGGACAGGCATCAAACCTAACAGCTCTGCTccaaacctacacacacaagACAAGGACTCTGTTCCAACTAAAGACAGCTTTGTGCGACAGGAGAGCTTCACCAGAGAGCGGCCCTGTGACACAGTCCAGATGAAGAAACTCCCTCACATTTCCAGCCACCCATCCATCAGAGACCTGGAGCAGAAGAGGGAGAACAGCCAGGACACACAGTGTTTCCTTCACGATGCTGAAGGGACATTGTCTCCGCTGGACATCAAGTTTCCCTCAACTGGCTCAGGTCATAGTTCAAAGAAAGGCGGCTCCTCCAGCCACATGGACGACTCTCTGTCTGGTGAGTCGGATGTGGACACTGCGAGCACTGTGAGCCAAGTCAGCAGCAAAAATGCTGCTGTTAGTTCTGCTTCTAAAAAGCGTCCCCCTATTAGCAGCCTACAGAAGAAGTCTTCTTCTACCCCGTCCGTACAAGAAAAGGGACGGCAGCTCACTGCCCGCGAACGTCTTTCTGAGAAACGCCGAAACCCGTCGTCTGTAGATGCGCCAAATAAGGCGGCCACGGTAAAACGCTTCCAGATTCGCCGCAGTGCGGGGAATCGTGGCTCTCTAGATCTGTCTGAGGGCCAGCAGGATTCTGGTATGCACTGGACTGAAACTGTATCATCTGACCACGAAACATCACGTTCGTCCAACCGCAGCAAAAAACCCATTACCCCTCTTCAGAGAGATGACAACGGTAAAACATCCAAGACCGTGACTCAGCAGGTTCTGACACGCTCCAACAGCCTGTCAGCACCACGTCCAACCCGAGCGTCCATGCTGCGACGAGCACGACTCGGTGAGGCCTCAGACAATGAAGGTGCAGAGACCGACCGGGGATCCCAGAACTCTGACAGTATCCCAGTGCCACCCAAAGCTTCAGGCgaggggaagaagctgtccagGCTGGACATCTTAGCGATGCCCAGGAAGAGGACGGGCTCCTTCACGGCTCCCAGTGACAATGAGACCTCATCCACAGGCCGCTCCACTCAGTCCACCCGCAACACGGAGCCCACCACCTCCACAAGGAAAACATCGGTGGGCGATGTCCGGCAGGCAACaagcagagggggcggagcttcagGAAAGCAACCAGTCACCCATACCCGATCCAGTGGATCCAAGTACTCCAGTTCAG GTTTCCGTCGCAGACAGAAGGACTCGGAGTTCTCCTCGTCGTCTGAGGAAGATTACGGAGCAGTCAAACGCTCCTCTCATCCTTCCACCTCCACCCACACTCTCCGCAGCAACCACGTGACTGCAACGCCGTCCAAGTCCATTTCCCTGGAGACGGAAGAGGACGAAGACCAGAACGAGGCCGATCCCTACCAGAACTGGTCCACCCACAGTGCAGAGATCGCCAA ACTCAGTCAGGACTTGGCCAAAGATCTGGCCTTCCTGGCCAAGGAAATCCACGATGTAGCCGGGGACGGAGACTCTCTGAGCTCCGGCGTGGGCACAACCACCTCGCCCACTTCACTGCCCAACACGCCGGCCTCCACAATCTCTGCCAGAGAGGAG CTGGTCCAACATATTCCTGAGGCCAGTTTAAACTTCCAGAAGGTTCCTCCAGGTTCTTCTGCCGTTTCCCACCTGGATGCAAACATGAATGAGCCCGAGCCTGGTtctaagcagcagcagcagcagcagcagcagcagcagcagcgacagtgGAACCGTGAAGAG GTCATTCTAGATAATCTGATGTTGAACCCGGTTTCACAACTGTCGCAGTCGATCCGCGAGAACACGGAGCAGCTGGCCGACAAGATgaa gGTTCTGTTCCAGAACAAGTCTGAGGTCTGGGAGGAGATTGAAGCGAAGATCAACGCTGAGAATGAAGTTCCCATCCTAAAAACATCCAACAAG GAGATTACTTCCATTCTGAAAGAACTGAGACGAGTCCAGCGGCAGCTTGAAG TAATTAACACCATCGTGGAACCTGGCGAAAACCTCTTGGCTGTAGCTGTCGGGCCGTCGCCGCTCGCTGCTCAGAGTCAACCGTCCTCGAAGGAGAAAAAACACGTCTCCAAAACCCGCggtggctccgcctcctccaacGCTAACGATGGCACCAAACGACCGGCTCGCGGGTCCAACGGGCCTCACTACAAGGCCTGA